A single region of the Bacillota bacterium genome encodes:
- a CDS encoding response regulator, with amino-acid sequence MYLLLVENNYISSREIKNLLDRNKIDCEVLKCSSSDSLLDIAGKLSPDIVVIDFDFYINDSEIIVQKLRKFSPGAYILAFVDSDHFTKLYKAIEIGIDDYMVKPLQHEDIILRVKLGLQRKGMHNQSNVTSEKVVKQKDLFIDLADAFSRKIEEEEAEVGQIYNISDESNDYFVRQKFSVEDEIEIIEVLDIDDDEDLNSVTIGEIEDNIEETPAVLEELEDPEDIEDLEELKGHDEKSELEEDVDEFETFHEPVLDYPDDLADESDNIVTIPVEEEIEEEVVEEPEPEEKPEIVHSLSADTDIVITDEKTEEMKSNEGWPETAAAKDEDLSHSQTFFDDWSYSRSDEQVLEESESEDLKEDFIEPENKNKEKPEVLESKREEALYIFDNPPEKLEDAELFGMHAEQKKVDSKTFEEIFGANESEPTGNKTDKSGEGRVEYFFRAKKSDKQDKRIILEKTDKPSGNGRSRKITGSILTASLLMILITISVYLYAT; translated from the coding sequence TTGTATCTTCTACTTGTTGAAAACAACTACATCTCATCACGAGAGATTAAAAACCTCCTGGATAGAAACAAAATCGATTGTGAAGTTCTTAAATGCTCTTCCAGTGATTCACTTCTGGACATTGCCGGTAAGCTGAGTCCCGACATTGTGGTTATTGACTTTGATTTCTATATCAATGATTCAGAGATCATAGTTCAAAAGCTGCGTAAATTTAGTCCCGGGGCTTACATCCTCGCATTTGTCGATTCAGATCATTTTACAAAACTCTACAAAGCAATCGAAATAGGTATTGACGATTATATGGTCAAACCTCTTCAGCATGAGGATATAATCCTGCGTGTTAAGCTTGGGCTGCAGCGTAAAGGAATGCATAATCAGTCCAATGTAACCTCAGAAAAAGTAGTTAAACAGAAAGATCTCTTTATTGATCTGGCAGACGCCTTTTCCAGGAAAATCGAGGAAGAAGAAGCAGAAGTAGGGCAGATCTACAACATTTCTGACGAAAGTAATGACTATTTCGTCCGGCAAAAATTCAGTGTGGAAGATGAAATCGAAATAATCGAAGTACTGGATATCGATGATGATGAAGATCTCAACTCAGTTACTATAGGAGAGATTGAAGATAATATTGAAGAAACTCCGGCAGTACTGGAAGAACTGGAAGATCCGGAAGATATTGAGGATCTTGAAGAACTGAAGGGGCATGATGAAAAATCCGAATTAGAAGAAGATGTCGACGAGTTTGAAACTTTCCATGAACCGGTCCTGGACTATCCCGATGATTTAGCAGATGAAAGCGACAACATTGTAACCATTCCTGTAGAAGAGGAAATTGAAGAGGAAGTGGTGGAAGAACCGGAGCCTGAAGAAAAACCGGAAATAGTTCATTCACTAAGTGCAGATACTGATATAGTGATAACTGATGAAAAAACGGAAGAGATGAAAAGTAATGAAGGTTGGCCGGAAACAGCAGCAGCCAAAGATGAAGATTTAAGTCACTCTCAGACCTTTTTTGATGATTGGTCATACAGCCGCTCGGATGAGCAAGTGCTGGAAGAGAGCGAATCGGAAGATTTGAAAGAAGATTTTATTGAACCTGAAAATAAAAATAAGGAAAAACCTGAGGTCTTAGAGTCAAAAAGAGAAGAAGCTCTCTACATCTTCGATAACCCTCCGGAAAAGCTGGAAGATGCCGAGCTATTCGGGATGCATGCTGAGCAGAAAAAAGTTGACTCCAAAACTTTTGAGGAGATATTCGGAGCGAACGAATCAGAACCAACTGGTAATAAAACCGACAAGAGCGGGGAGGGCCGGGTAGAGTATTTCTTCAGAGCAAAAAAGTCCGATAAGCAGGATAAGCGGATCATATTGGAAAAAACTGATAAACCTTCCGGAAACGGACGGTCAAGGAAGATCACCGGCAGTATTTTAACCGCCTCACTCCTGATGATCCTGATTACCATATCGGTATATCTCTATGCGACATAA
- a CDS encoding BTAD domain-containing putative transcriptional regulator: MNRPAEATSENPASIYTLGKFIIRQGDLVISASSHRSKRMWELFKFILSNRNKTFFPEAILESIWPEREYRDPSTVMRAQMFRLRKSLNMGNHGESLSDNLVFAQGCYRWEDNIPCWIDTDIFEELVSKAHSLIDKTPDEAISLYQSAINLYKGEYLPETSFSEWVIAPRTYYHNLFLNAVFELADLLKERRAFGEIIKLCEHAAALDYYEDKIHIRLIEALLAEGMTTRARSHYNEVTSAYYQEMGVKPSDSMKSLYRLIGLESGSFELDLGTIQEGLKGKDVVKGAYLCDAELFKYFYKLERLRSERSGKSVLLCLMTLTRADFSMPRGDQLKDTMDNLQEAILDSLRKGDIACRWNEAQFLLLLPGLNKEQAITVMERTEKNFLKRNSLNGLKLHKKVETLLPLEGDLHFAH, encoded by the coding sequence ATGAATAGACCCGCAGAAGCTACCTCCGAAAATCCAGCAAGTATCTACACACTCGGTAAATTTATTATACGCCAGGGTGATCTGGTTATCTCTGCGAGCAGTCACCGTTCCAAGCGAATGTGGGAATTATTCAAGTTTATTCTTTCAAATCGCAATAAAACCTTTTTCCCCGAAGCAATCCTCGAAAGTATCTGGCCGGAAAGAGAATATAGGGATCCCAGTACAGTTATGCGTGCCCAGATGTTCAGATTAAGGAAAAGCCTGAACATGGGTAATCACGGAGAATCCCTGTCAGACAATCTTGTTTTTGCCCAGGGCTGTTACCGGTGGGAAGATAATATTCCCTGCTGGATTGACACTGATATCTTTGAGGAGCTTGTCTCAAAAGCTCATTCTTTGATCGATAAAACCCCAGATGAGGCAATTTCTTTATATCAGTCGGCAATCAATCTCTATAAGGGAGAGTATCTCCCGGAAACATCATTTAGTGAATGGGTTATTGCTCCCCGTACATACTACCATAATCTTTTTCTAAATGCTGTATTTGAACTGGCCGATCTGCTCAAAGAAAGACGTGCCTTCGGCGAGATAATCAAACTCTGTGAACATGCTGCAGCGTTAGACTATTATGAAGATAAGATCCACATCCGTTTGATTGAAGCTCTGCTGGCAGAGGGGATGACGACAAGAGCCCGGTCTCACTACAATGAAGTGACCTCGGCCTATTACCAGGAAATGGGTGTTAAACCTTCTGATAGCATGAAAAGCTTATACCGTTTAATCGGCCTTGAATCAGGCAGTTTTGAACTCGATCTGGGAACAATTCAAGAGGGATTGAAAGGAAAAGATGTAGTTAAAGGAGCTTACCTCTGCGATGCAGAGCTTTTCAAATATTTTTATAAACTTGAACGCTTGCGCAGTGAACGGAGCGGCAAATCTGTCTTACTCTGCCTGATGACTCTTACCAGGGCTGATTTTTCCATGCCCCGTGGAGACCAGCTGAAAGATACGATGGACAACCTGCAGGAAGCGATTCTCGATTCCCTGCGCAAGGGAGATATTGCATGCCGTTGGAATGAAGCACAGTTTCTGCTTCTGTTACCCGGCTTGAATAAGGAACAGGCCATCACAGTTATGGAAAGAACAGAGAAAAATTTCTTGAAGAGAAATTCATTAAATGGATTGAAACTGCATAAAAAGGTTGAAACACTGCTTCCCCTGGAAGGTGACCTTCACTTCGCCCACTAA
- the mltG gene encoding endolytic transglycosylase MltG, giving the protein MFKKLVIFIVLLVGLAIAGLVGFSYYYNGLLEPVDPVAVDQYHLVDIPSGSSTEYIAGILYREGLIKNELAFRFYVRQNNLGQSFMAGRYNLSPSMSLEEIIDRIQRGEVYTETTWFTIPEGLTIEETARRLEETGLVDGDEFLSLAKEPSENIIEMFPFLQDIDNPDIDYILQGYLFPDTYEVFTDADEEDIMIIMLHRLDSIFNDELINRMNELGLSMHETLTLASIVEREAVVDHERALIAGVFHNRIRIGQRLESCATIQYILGETKEYLTFQDLEIPSPYNTYQNAGLPPGPIAGAGEASILATLFPETTDYFFFNYKYDGSGEHYFSRTLDEHNQNVARAEANLP; this is encoded by the coding sequence ATGTTTAAAAAACTGGTTATCTTTATTGTCCTTCTGGTGGGACTGGCGATTGCAGGCCTGGTCGGTTTTTCATATTACTACAATGGCCTGCTTGAACCTGTTGATCCTGTCGCGGTAGATCAGTATCATCTGGTGGATATTCCTTCCGGTTCCAGTACTGAATATATTGCCGGGATATTATATCGTGAAGGGCTAATCAAGAATGAGCTGGCATTTCGATTTTATGTCCGCCAAAATAACCTGGGGCAGAGTTTTATGGCCGGGAGATATAACCTTTCACCCTCGATGAGCCTGGAAGAGATTATTGACAGGATTCAGCGTGGGGAAGTTTATACGGAAACGACCTGGTTTACCATCCCCGAAGGGCTGACTATAGAGGAAACGGCCAGAAGACTTGAAGAAACCGGCCTGGTTGACGGGGACGAATTTCTTTCCCTGGCCAAAGAACCCTCAGAAAATATTATTGAGATGTTCCCATTCCTGCAAGATATTGATAACCCGGATATCGATTATATACTACAGGGATATTTATTCCCCGATACATATGAGGTATTTACCGATGCAGACGAAGAAGATATTATGATCATCATGCTTCATCGATTGGACAGTATTTTCAATGATGAATTAATAAACAGAATGAATGAGTTGGGGCTTTCCATGCATGAAACGCTGACCCTTGCTTCAATTGTTGAAAGAGAGGCAGTTGTAGACCACGAGCGGGCTTTGATTGCCGGAGTATTCCATAACCGTATTCGCATCGGCCAGCGGTTGGAATCCTGTGCCACAATTCAGTATATACTCGGTGAAACTAAGGAATATCTAACCTTTCAGGATTTAGAAATACCTTCTCCTTATAACACTTACCAGAATGCCGGGTTGCCTCCCGGACCGATTGCCGGAGCGGGTGAAGCTTCTATATTGGCCACTCTTTTCCCGGAAACTACCGATTACTTCTTCTTTAACTATAAATATGATGGCAGTGGCGAACACTACTTTTCGAGAACCCTGGATGAGCATAACCAGAATGTTGCTCGTGCCGAGGCAAATCTGCCGTAA
- a CDS encoding DUF1292 domain-containing protein, with protein sequence MSNNGEERQDLLILVDDDGKEHEFALIDRIQIDLKEYLIMAPVVTLDDEDDKMIDVEDEAYILPC encoded by the coding sequence ATGAGTAATAATGGAGAAGAAAGACAAGATTTGCTTATCCTGGTCGATGATGATGGCAAAGAGCATGAATTTGCCCTGATCGACCGGATCCAGATTGATCTTAAAGAATATCTAATCATGGCCCCCGTGGTCACTCTTGATGATGAAGATGACAAGATGATCGATGTGGAAGACGAGGCTTACATTCTTCCGTGTTGA
- the ruvX gene encoding Holliday junction resolvase RuvX, whose protein sequence is MRILGLDPGEKRIGVAITDPLGLTAQGIDVITYDKIDEAVEKLKMICQKYEVETIVVGNPLNMNGTAGTASEQAANFADILRNELGLPVVMIDERLTSAGAERTLISGGVSRKNRKKFRDKIAAVLILETYLSSRS, encoded by the coding sequence TTGCGTATACTTGGATTAGATCCCGGTGAAAAACGTATCGGTGTTGCCATTACCGATCCTCTGGGCTTAACTGCACAGGGGATCGATGTCATTACTTATGATAAAATAGATGAAGCGGTTGAGAAATTAAAAATGATCTGCCAAAAATATGAAGTGGAAACAATTGTTGTCGGTAACCCGCTGAATATGAACGGAACAGCTGGCACAGCTTCTGAACAGGCAGCCAACTTTGCAGATATTTTGCGAAATGAACTCGGTCTACCCGTCGTTATGATAGATGAACGATTGACCTCAGCCGGAGCAGAACGCACATTGATCTCTGGTGGAGTCAGCAGGAAAAATAGAAAGAAATTCAGAGATAAAATTGCCGCGGTATTGATCCTGGAAACATATCTTTCTTCAAGATCTTAG
- a CDS encoding IreB family regulatory phosphoprotein, with protein MQDNHEETVLFRVDGEEVDNKARKVLTTVYQALKEKGYNPLNQLVGYLISGDPAYITSHQNARSLIRQVERDELLEEIMGTYLELAEKNKL; from the coding sequence ATGCAGGACAATCATGAGGAAACTGTATTATTTCGCGTCGATGGAGAAGAGGTTGACAATAAAGCGCGAAAGGTGTTAACTACTGTTTATCAGGCTCTTAAGGAAAAAGGCTATAATCCCCTGAACCAGCTTGTTGGCTATCTGATTTCCGGTGACCCTGCTTACATTACAAGCCATCAAAATGCCAGGAGCCTGATCCGGCAGGTTGAACGGGATGAACTCCTGGAAGAGATCATGGGAACATACCTCGAACTGGCTGAAAAAAATAAGTTATAA
- the alaS gene encoding alanine--tRNA ligase, producing MQSSKIRELFLDYFSSKEHLVMPSFSLIPQNDPTLLLIGAGMAPLKPFFTGEKKPPHPRVATCQKCVRTPDIDRVGHTGRHATFFEMLGNFSFGDYFKEEAIAWAWDLVLNGYRLPVEKLWVSVYEEDEEAFKIWNENIGVPVDRIKRMGKEDNFWEIGLGPCGPCSEIYFDLGKEAGCGRPECAVGCDCDRFLEIWNLVFTQFSREASGELVELKQKNIDTGAGLERVAMALQGVHSLYDIDTVKPLFEHFSNIAAAERREQKIPLRIVTEHSRGTTFLIADGVIPSNEGRGYVLRRLLRRAVRHGKLLGIEGNFLTDAVSLVVETMGTSYPELVDREDYIRQIVKLEEQKFQDTLSQGMEILDGYLEKIKENGDKILPGDLTFKLYDTYGFPLDLTVEILGEKGFEVDRTGFEQNLKGQQERARAASRTSIGNGDNERYKPAENLETEFTGYETLDQDATILLMLKKGKPTDLVATGESVEVVLNKTPFYAEAGGQIGDTGEISSATGIVKVENTLFTPWGQIIHQGIVEMGTLSPGVQVSARVDGGRRRGICRSHTSTHLLHRALRNILGDHINQAGSLVAPDRLRFDFNHFAALNEDDLQKVEEEVNRMILDNVAVQVGMMTLEEAKKMGATALFTDKYEENSVRMVSAGDYTRELCGGTHVSSTGEIGLFKIISEESIGSGLRRIEGLVGMSAYYQTREREKMLNKVASALNIPEKLLEQKLNEHLAEYRQVMKIAQDMKQRIAAYEVKRLISAVKEVDDVKVLSAAVTADSIETLRMIMDEIKNNLNSVVVVLGAVTDGKVILVGSVTAELVKRGIHANKIIREVAGRVGGGGGGKPEMAQAGGKDPDALPEALAMVEELVRKELS from the coding sequence ATGCAGTCCAGCAAAATTCGTGAACTATTTCTAGACTATTTCAGCTCCAAGGAACACCTTGTTATGCCGAGTTTTTCACTGATACCCCAGAATGATCCCACCCTGCTGCTGATCGGAGCCGGTATGGCACCACTGAAGCCTTTTTTTACAGGGGAGAAAAAGCCACCGCATCCCAGGGTTGCGACCTGTCAAAAATGTGTGCGAACGCCCGACATCGACAGGGTCGGCCATACAGGGCGGCATGCAACTTTTTTTGAAATGCTCGGTAATTTTTCCTTTGGCGATTATTTTAAAGAAGAAGCGATCGCCTGGGCATGGGACCTGGTTTTGAATGGTTACAGGCTTCCGGTTGAAAAACTATGGGTAAGTGTATATGAAGAAGATGAAGAAGCCTTTAAAATATGGAACGAGAATATCGGTGTTCCCGTCGACCGGATCAAACGCATGGGTAAGGAAGATAACTTTTGGGAGATCGGCCTTGGCCCCTGCGGCCCCTGCTCTGAAATATATTTCGATCTAGGCAAAGAAGCGGGATGTGGTCGGCCGGAATGTGCCGTTGGCTGTGATTGCGATCGATTCCTGGAAATATGGAACCTTGTATTCACCCAGTTCAGCCGTGAGGCATCAGGTGAGCTGGTAGAATTGAAGCAGAAAAATATAGATACCGGTGCCGGGCTTGAGCGAGTTGCGATGGCCCTGCAGGGTGTCCATTCTCTCTACGATATTGATACGGTAAAACCGCTTTTTGAACATTTTTCAAATATTGCGGCAGCCGAACGTCGTGAGCAGAAAATTCCCTTGCGTATAGTTACCGAGCACAGCCGTGGTACAACATTTCTTATTGCTGACGGGGTAATCCCTTCCAATGAAGGACGGGGTTATGTTCTACGGCGTCTGCTCAGAAGGGCTGTCCGGCACGGCAAACTGCTCGGCATAGAAGGTAACTTTTTAACCGATGCTGTATCCCTGGTAGTCGAAACCATGGGAACCTCCTATCCTGAACTGGTCGATCGGGAGGATTATATCCGGCAGATTGTCAAACTGGAAGAACAGAAATTCCAGGATACCCTCTCCCAGGGCATGGAAATCCTCGACGGATACCTGGAGAAGATTAAAGAGAACGGGGATAAGATTCTCCCCGGAGATCTAACTTTTAAACTATATGATACATACGGTTTTCCACTTGACCTGACGGTTGAGATTCTTGGAGAAAAAGGTTTTGAGGTTGACCGGACCGGGTTTGAACAGAACCTTAAGGGTCAGCAGGAGAGAGCCCGTGCTGCGAGCCGTACTTCGATCGGAAATGGTGATAATGAAAGATATAAACCGGCAGAAAACCTGGAGACAGAGTTTACAGGATATGAAACTTTGGATCAGGACGCTACAATTCTACTGATGCTTAAAAAAGGAAAACCGACCGATCTTGTAGCTACAGGTGAAAGTGTGGAAGTCGTTCTCAATAAAACACCCTTCTATGCAGAGGCAGGAGGGCAGATCGGGGATACCGGTGAAATCTCCTCTGCAACAGGTATAGTAAAAGTAGAGAATACTTTATTTACCCCCTGGGGCCAGATAATTCACCAGGGGATTGTGGAAATGGGTACACTAAGTCCGGGTGTTCAGGTCTCTGCCAGGGTTGATGGTGGCCGCCGCCGCGGCATATGCCGCAGTCATACTTCAACACACTTGCTGCACCGCGCGCTGCGCAATATTCTTGGAGATCATATAAACCAGGCAGGCTCGCTGGTTGCTCCTGATCGCCTGCGATTTGATTTTAATCACTTCGCTGCACTTAACGAAGATGACCTGCAAAAAGTTGAGGAAGAGGTAAACAGAATGATCCTGGACAATGTGGCTGTCCAGGTGGGCATGATGACCCTTGAGGAAGCAAAAAAAATGGGAGCCACAGCTCTGTTTACCGATAAATACGAAGAGAATTCGGTCAGGATGGTTTCGGCCGGTGATTACACCAGGGAACTCTGTGGAGGAACCCATGTTTCTTCAACCGGGGAAATCGGTCTCTTTAAGATAATTTCAGAAGAGAGCATCGGTTCAGGTTTGAGGCGAATCGAAGGGTTGGTTGGTATGAGTGCCTACTACCAGACCAGGGAGCGCGAAAAAATGCTCAACAAGGTAGCAAGCGCTCTGAATATACCGGAGAAGTTGCTGGAACAGAAACTGAACGAACATTTGGCAGAATACAGGCAGGTAATGAAGATTGCCCAGGATATGAAGCAGCGAATAGCAGCTTATGAAGTTAAGAGACTGATTTCCGCTGTAAAAGAAGTTGATGATGTAAAGGTACTAAGCGCCGCGGTTACAGCCGACAGCATTGAAACGCTGCGGATGATAATGGATGAGATAAAGAATAACCTCAATTCGGTTGTCGTTGTTTTGGGTGCAGTTACAGACGGAAAAGTAATCCTGGTTGGTTCGGTAACTGCTGAATTGGTCAAACGTGGGATCCATGCCAACAAAATCATCCGCGAGGTCGCCGGACGAGTCGGTGGCGGAGGTGGAGGCAAACCGGAAATGGCCCAGGCCGGCGGTAAAGACCCCGATGCTCTGCCGGAGGCACTTGCAATGGTGGAAGAACTGGTCAGGAAAGAATTGAGCTGA
- a CDS encoding YigZ family protein, producing MSEEITGDDFYLSPRTKKVSRFTVQGSRFIAKIAPCSSEEEAQRLLSEVVDEYPDATHHAYALRIGMKSTLIERANDDGEPAGTAGAPMLQFLKGKNISDVLIVGTRYFGGIKLGIGGLTRAYRDCARISLEQSDLTRKESLSDYILEFNYEDLGAVTRIVESSGGTIIASEYSDKVLLKARIPSRSDLTFTEGFESACRGRGTLKKFSG from the coding sequence ATGAGTGAAGAAATAACTGGGGATGATTTTTATTTAAGCCCCCGGACAAAAAAAGTCTCCCGCTTTACAGTGCAGGGTTCCAGGTTCATAGCTAAAATCGCTCCCTGTTCATCAGAAGAAGAAGCCCAAAGACTTCTTTCGGAAGTAGTCGATGAATACCCCGATGCCACCCATCATGCCTATGCTCTCAGAATTGGTATGAAGAGCACTTTAATAGAAAGAGCTAACGATGATGGCGAACCGGCTGGTACTGCCGGAGCTCCAATGCTGCAATTTTTAAAGGGTAAAAATATATCCGATGTTCTTATTGTCGGTACCCGTTATTTCGGCGGTATAAAACTTGGCATTGGTGGCCTGACCAGGGCTTACCGCGATTGTGCCCGTATTAGCCTTGAGCAGTCAGATCTGACCAGAAAAGAGTCTTTATCAGATTATATCCTGGAATTCAATTATGAAGATCTGGGAGCCGTTACGCGAATTGTTGAGAGTTCCGGAGGCACGATAATTGCTTCTGAATATAGCGATAAGGTATTGCTTAAAGCACGCATACCCAGCCGATCTGACCTCACATTTACTGAAGGTTTTGAGTCAGCCTGTCGCGGCCGGGGTACCCTGAAAAAATTTTCCGGATGA
- a CDS encoding replication-associated recombination protein A — MDLIKYNLDRKIKEEGPLPMRMRPQTLEKFAGQEDILGENKPLRKIIETDRLVSLLFYGPPGTGKTSLAKIIATATRAEFVQLNAVSAGVKDVREIIESARDNWALYNKRTILFIDEIHRFNKAQQDVLLSAVEQGTIIFIGATTENPFFYLNGPLLSRTRLFVFESLQNDTIIELLRQAVKDADRGLGKLNLEIAPGVFEYIADKANGDARAALSVMEMATLIGEEKDGILIITVETAAEAIQKRLLSYDRQGDNHYDLASALIKSIRGSDPDAALYWMARMLQGGEDPLFIARRLIISASEDIGNADPSALTLAVAAAHAIQMIGLPEGRIPLAQAVTYLAGAPKSNAAYLAINEALQVVENEANQPVPGHLKDSSYRGAKRMGHGEGYRYPHDYPGHYVEQDYLPVQLKARRFYTPTDQGKEREIRCYLDQIKRVKKIKKDDHENE, encoded by the coding sequence ATGGATCTCATTAAATACAACCTTGATAGGAAAATAAAGGAAGAAGGACCGCTCCCAATGCGGATGCGTCCGCAGACCCTTGAGAAGTTTGCCGGACAGGAAGATATTTTGGGAGAGAACAAGCCCCTCCGTAAAATCATTGAGACCGATCGCCTGGTATCGCTTCTATTCTACGGTCCCCCTGGGACAGGAAAAACAAGCCTGGCGAAAATTATAGCAACAGCTACCAGGGCCGAGTTTGTTCAGTTGAATGCAGTATCAGCCGGGGTGAAGGATGTTCGTGAAATAATCGAATCGGCAAGAGATAACTGGGCGCTTTACAACAAACGGACAATTCTCTTTATCGATGAAATTCACCGTTTTAACAAAGCTCAACAGGATGTACTCCTATCAGCTGTCGAGCAGGGGACCATTATCTTTATCGGAGCAACTACCGAAAACCCCTTTTTCTATTTAAACGGTCCTCTGCTGTCGCGAACCAGGCTATTTGTATTTGAATCTTTACAGAACGACACTATCATCGAACTGCTGCGCCAGGCGGTAAAGGATGCTGATAGAGGCCTGGGTAAACTTAATCTGGAGATTGCCCCCGGAGTTTTTGAGTATATTGCCGACAAGGCAAATGGTGATGCCCGGGCAGCGTTGAGTGTCATGGAGATGGCCACTCTTATTGGAGAGGAAAAAGACGGTATACTCATAATTACTGTTGAGACTGCTGCTGAGGCAATCCAAAAGCGCCTGCTTTCCTACGATCGCCAGGGAGATAACCATTACGATCTGGCGTCAGCCCTGATCAAGTCGATACGCGGTTCAGATCCCGATGCTGCCCTTTACTGGATGGCCCGGATGCTTCAGGGCGGTGAGGATCCGCTCTTTATTGCCCGCCGACTGATCATCAGTGCCTCCGAGGATATTGGCAATGCCGACCCATCAGCCCTGACCCTGGCAGTAGCTGCTGCCCATGCGATCCAGATGATCGGTTTACCAGAAGGGAGAATACCACTGGCCCAGGCTGTAACCTACCTTGCCGGAGCGCCCAAGAGCAATGCTGCTTACCTGGCAATTAATGAAGCTTTGCAGGTTGTTGAAAATGAAGCAAACCAGCCGGTGCCAGGACATTTAAAAGATAGCAGTTACCGGGGAGCAAAAAGAATGGGCCATGGAGAGGGTTACAGGTATCCACATGATTATCCGGGCCATTATGTAGAACAGGACTATCTTCCCGTACAGCTGAAAGCAAGAAGATTTTACACACCTACCGATCAGGGTAAAGAACGGGAAATACGCTGCTACCTTGACCAGATCAAAAGAGTTAAAAAAATTAAGAAAGATGATCATGAAAATGAGTGA
- the yajC gene encoding preprotein translocase subunit YajC, with product MNFESLGPFVPLILLFVIFYFLLIRPQQKQQKKRQEMLKSLKKGDRVVTIGGVHGVIKEIDDTVMSLRVADNLNLKFARAAVDRVLEEENE from the coding sequence GTGAATTTCGAATCACTCGGACCATTTGTACCACTTATTTTACTGTTTGTTATTTTTTATTTTCTGCTGATCAGGCCCCAACAAAAACAGCAGAAGAAACGCCAGGAAATGCTAAAATCTCTTAAAAAAGGTGACCGTGTTGTCACGATCGGCGGTGTCCATGGTGTAATCAAAGAGATTGATGACACGGTAATGTCTCTGCGTGTTGCCGATAATCTGAACCTGAAATTTGCCAGAGCTGCAGTCGACAGAGTACTCGAAGAAGAAAACGAATAG